One region of Pagrus major chromosome 5, Pma_NU_1.0 genomic DNA includes:
- the pi4kb gene encoding phosphatidylinositol 4-kinase beta, which produces MMEDTELEVSPAPSDQNSPCPSPSLSISSSPSLSLPSTPSSSCGVPPAVTPPLGVISEGLGELSLVIDAAVAHRACQEVLQKVKLKQDDGEVTGVQNGEGAEPQVPSVTLNSVVKPLKIREEDDPDGPAPGSVKSARRRQRHNPSKQSWLLRLFESKLFDVSMAISYLHKSKEPGVQAYIGNRLFSFPHEDVDFYLPQLLNMYIHMDEDVGDAIKPYVVHRCRQSISFSLTCAWLLGAYSSDMHISTQRHSRGTKLRKLILSDELKPAGPRARRDPLTLTPFCPVAVPAAGPGPLGGEHGLSPSKRTHQRSKSDATVSISLSSNLKRTASNPKVESSQDEPVRLAPQREFIKSLMGIGKRLATLPTKEQKTQRLISELSLLNHKLPARVWLPTAAFDHHVVRVPHTQAVVLNSKDKAPYLIYVEVLECENFETSSVPIRIPENRIRSTRSVENLPDCGMTAEQRAGSFSTVPNYDNDDEAWSVDDIGELQVELPEIHTNSCDNISQFSVDSITSLESKEPVFIAAGDIRRRLSEQLAQAPTTFKRDPEDPSAVALKEPWEEKVRRIREGSPYGHLPHWRLLSVIVKCGDDLRQELLAFQVLQQLKSIWEQERVPLWIKPYKILVLSSDSGMIEPVVNAVSLHQVKKQSQLSLLDYFLQEHGATTTEAFLSAQRNFVQSCAGYSLICYLLQVKDRHNGNILLDSEGHIIHIDFGFILSSSPKNLGFETSAFKLTTEFVDVMGGPDGDMFNYYKMLMLQGLIAARKHMDRVLQIVEIMQQGSQLPCFHGSSTMRGLKERFHMSLTEEQLQLLVDQLVDGSMRSLTTKLYDGFQYLTNGIM; this is translated from the exons ATGATGGAGGACACAGAGCTGGAGGTTTCCCCCGCCCCCTCTGATCAGAACAGCCCctgcccctccccctccctgtCCATCTCGTCCTCCCCCTCGctgtccctcccctccacaCCTTCGTCCTCCTGCGGCGTCCCCCCAGCGGTCACTCCCCCTCTGGGCGTCATCAGTGAAGGTCTGGGCGAGCTCAGCCTGGTGATCGATGCTGCGGTGGCCCACCGGGCCTGTCAGGAGGTGCTGCAGAAGGTGAAGCTGAAGCAGGACGACGGTGAAGTCACCGGCGTGCAGAACGGGGAGGGGGCGGAGCCTCAGGTCCCCTCTGTCACTCTGAACTCTGTGGTGAAGCCACTGAAGATCCGAGAGGAGGACGACCCCGACGGCCCCGCCCCCGGCTCGGTGAAGAGTGCCCGGCGGCGACAGAGACACAATCCCTCCAAACAGTCGTGGCTGCTGCGCCTGTTCGAGTCCAAGCTGTTTGACGTTTCCATGGCGATCTCCTACCTGCACAAGTCCAAGGAGCCCGGCGTCCAGGCGTACATCGGAAACCGCCTCTTCAGCTTCCCCCACGAGGACGTGGACTTCTACCTGCCGCAGCTGCTCAACATGTACATCCACATGGACGAGGACGTAGGGGACGCCATCAAGCCATACGTG GTTCACCGCTGCAGACAGAGTATCTCCTTCAGCCTGACGTGTGCCTGGCTGCTGGGAGCGTACTCCTCAGACATGCACATCTCCACCCAGCGGCACTCCAGAGGAACCAAACTGAGGAAGCTCATCCTGTCTGATGAACTGAAACCTGCAGGGCCTCGAGCTCGCAGGGACCCTCTGACTCTGACGCCTTTCTGTCCCGTGGCGGTCCCCGCCGCCGGCCCCGGGCCCCTTGGAGGAGAACACGGCCTGTCGCCCTCCAAGCGCACACATCAGCGCTCCAAATCAGATGCTACAGTCAGCATCAGTCTGAGCAGCAACCTGAAGAGGACGGCTAGTAACCCGAAGGTGGAGAGCAGCCAGGACGAG CCGGTGCGTCTGGCCCCTCAGAGGGAGTTCATCAAGTCTCTGATGGGCATCGGGAAGCGTTTGGCGACTCTGCCGACTAAAGAGCAGAAGACTCAGCGGCTGATCTCAGAGCTGTCGCTGCTCAACCACAAACTGCCGGCTCGAGTCTGGCTGCCGACCGCCGCCTTCGACCACCACGTGGTCCGagtgccacacacacaggctgtggtGTTAAACTCCAAAGACAAG GCTCCATACCTGATCTACGTGGAAGTTCTGGAGTGTGAGAACTTTGAGACATCGAGCGTTCCGATCCGGATCCCAGAGAACCGGATCAGGAGCACTCGTTCTGTGGAGAACCTGCCAGACTGTGGCATGACTGCGGAGCAGCGTGCCGGCAGCTTCTCCACCGTCCCCAACTACGACAACGATGACGAGGCCTGGTCAGTGGACGACATCGgggagctgcaggtggag CTGCCAGAGATCCACACCAACAGCTGTGACAACATCAGTCAGTTCTCAGTGGACAGCATCACCAGTCTGGAGAGTAAAGAGCCAGTGTTCATCGCAGCCGGAGACATCAG GCGCCGTCTGTCGGAGCAGTTGGCTCAGGCCCCCACCACCTTCAAACGGGACCCTGAGGACCCGTCAGCTGTGGCCCTGAAGGAGCCCTGGGAGGAGAAGGTCCG GAGGATCAGAGAAGGATCTCCGTACGGTCACCTTCCTCACTGGCGGCTGCTGTCTGTCATCGTTAAATGTGGAGACGACCTGAGACAGGAGCTGCTCGCCTTCcaggtgctgcagcagctcaag TCAATCTGGGAGCAGGAGCGTGTCCCCCTCTGGATCAAGCCCTATAAGATCCTGGTGCTGTCGTCGGACTCTGGGATGATCGAGCCGGTGGTGAACGCTGTCTCCCTCCACCAGGTGAAGAAACAGAGCCAGCTGTCTCTGCTCGACTACTTCCTGCAGGAACACGGCGCCACGACCACCGAGGCTTTCCTGTCTGCTCAGAGAAACTTCGTCCAGAGCTGCGCCGGGTACAGCCTCATCTGTTACCTGCTGCAGGtcaaagacag GCACAACGGGAACATCCTCCTAGACTCTGAAGGTCACATCATCCACATAGACTTCGGCTTCATCCTGTCTAGTTCTCCCAAGAACCTCGGCTTCGAGACGTCTGCCTTCAAACTCACCACGGAGTTCGTGGAT gtgatGGGCGGTCCAGACGGCGACATGTTTAACTACTAtaagatgttgatgcttcagGGTCTGATCGCAGCCAGAAAACACATGGACAGAGTTCTGCAGATAGTGGAGATCATGCAGCAGG GCTCCCAGCTGCCCTGTTTCCATGGGTCCAGCACCATGCGAGGGCTGAAGGAGCGTTTCCACATGAGCCTGAcggaggagcagctgcagctgctggtcGACCAGCTGGTGGACGGATCCATGAGGTCACTGACCACCAAACTGTACGACGGCTTCCAGTACCTCACCAACGGCATCatgtga